The following proteins are co-located in the Clostridiales bacterium genome:
- the aroQ gene encoding type II 3-dehydroquinate dehydratase, giving the protein MKILVINGPNLNMLGVREPEIYGTLTLDEINHQLLEKGKELNVELEFFQSNHEGSIIDKIQESYGFIKGMVINPGAYTHYSIAIRDAIAAVGIPTVEVHLSDINSREDFRKISVIKSVCVKQIWGKGLHSYLEALEFLVNKYK; this is encoded by the coding sequence ATGAAAATACTTGTAATAAATGGACCCAACTTAAATATGCTTGGGGTACGTGAACCTGAAATTTATGGGACCCTCACCTTAGATGAAATCAATCATCAGCTTTTGGAAAAAGGTAAGGAACTAAACGTGGAACTAGAGTTCTTTCAATCCAATCATGAAGGCAGTATCATTGATAAAATTCAAGAATCCTATGGTTTTATAAAGGGGATGGTGATTAATCCAGGTGCCTATACACATTATAGCATTGCGATCCGTGATGCTATTGCAGCAGTTGGAATTCCAACGGTTGAGGTTCATCTAAGTGACATCAATAGCCGTGAAGATTTTCGGAAAATATCAGTTATTAAAAGTGTCTGTGTAAAACAGATTTGGGGTAAGGGACTTCACTCTTATCTAGAGGCCCTCGAATTCCTTGTAAATAAATATAAATAG
- a CDS encoding aminotransferase class V-fold PLP-dependent enzyme, which yields MVYLDNAATSFPKPKGMIYAVNECMRDYCGNPGRSGHWMSMKTGEKIYQTRNELGKLFQISDCSRILFTSNTTEALNLGIKGCLNPGDHAITTSMEHNSVLRPLKALEEAGVETTIVKCNPDGTINIEALRREIKENTRLIVVTHASNITGTIMPIKEIGALAKKMKIPFMVDGAQSAGCLPIDVNDMNIAMLALPGHKGLLGPMGTGMLYVREDINLRPLKEGGTGTRSKDLIQPVEFPEGFEAGTVNAPGIVGLGFSVKYITNIGINAIRAYEESLIGKLDEALRSMNGVTVYGPTDCRKKTGVVLFNLKKVDCEEVCERLSSGYGIACRGGFHCAGLAHKTIGTFDRGAVRLSVGPANTMKDISKAIEAVYQMQKL from the coding sequence ATGGTATATTTGGATAATGCGGCAACTAGCTTTCCGAAACCAAAGGGAATGATATATGCTGTAAATGAATGCATGCGAGACTATTGCGGAAATCCTGGAAGATCTGGTCACTGGATGTCTATGAAAACTGGGGAGAAGATCTACCAGACTAGAAATGAGCTGGGGAAGCTATTCCAAATTTCAGATTGCAGCCGTATTCTGTTTACTTCCAACACTACTGAGGCCTTAAATCTCGGAATAAAAGGCTGTTTAAACCCTGGTGATCATGCAATAACAACCTCCATGGAGCATAATTCTGTACTGAGACCATTAAAAGCTTTAGAAGAAGCTGGCGTTGAAACAACAATCGTGAAGTGTAATCCTGATGGAACTATAAATATAGAGGCTTTAAGAAGAGAAATCAAGGAGAATACTCGGCTTATTGTTGTTACCCATGCATCAAATATTACGGGTACCATCATGCCAATTAAAGAAATCGGGGCTCTCGCAAAGAAAATGAAGATTCCTTTTATGGTAGATGGAGCACAAAGCGCTGGATGTTTGCCAATTGATGTAAACGATATGAATATTGCGATGTTAGCGCTTCCTGGACATAAGGGACTTTTGGGACCTATGGGGACGGGAATGCTTTACGTTCGTGAAGATATTAATTTAAGGCCCTTAAAGGAAGGCGGAACGGGAACCCGTTCTAAGGACTTGATCCAGCCAGTTGAATTCCCGGAGGGCTTTGAAGCTGGTACTGTAAATGCACCGGGTATTGTTGGATTGGGTTTTTCGGTTAAATATATAACAAATATAGGAATCAACGCGATTCGAGCCTATGAAGAGTCATTGATTGGTAAGCTGGACGAAGCGCTGCGGAGTATGAACGGAGTCACAGTTTATGGTCCAACTGATTGCAGAAAAAAAACAGGGGTTGTTCTATTCAATCTGAAAAAAGTTGACTGCGAAGAGGTATGTGAAAGGTTAAGCTCAGGATACGGAATCGCCTGCCGAGGCGGATTTCACTGTGCAGGACTCGCACATAAAACCATTGGGACCTTTGACAGGGGAGCAGTGCGCCTCAGTGTTGGCCCAGCCAATACGATGAAGGATATCTCAAAGGCAATAGAGGCCGTATACCAAATGCAGAAACTATGA
- a CDS encoding ParB/RepB/Spo0J family partition protein codes for MAGPKGRGLGKGLEALFNDVEINAHDSDKAADGEGILFIDINQIKPNSKQPRKSFPDEKIEELARSIEVHGIIQPIMVRPSREGYEIVAGERRWRAARRAGLKQVPCIIRELTEEQNMLVAIIENMQREDLNPMEEAEALNQMITTFGLTQEEVSRSVGKSRPYITNSLRLLKLPEGVRDLVVQGELSNGHARALVSVRDERKQMELANRAAQDGLSVREIEALANRENEGPVKKAVKAKARGKNRELTDLEEELKNALGTKVAINHGSRKGKIEIEYYSRDELERLLELLLSLK; via the coding sequence ATGGCTGGACCAAAAGGAAGAGGCCTTGGCAAAGGACTTGAAGCTTTATTTAACGATGTCGAGATCAATGCCCATGATTCTGACAAAGCTGCTGACGGCGAAGGAATCCTGTTTATTGATATCAATCAGATTAAACCCAACTCGAAGCAGCCTAGAAAGAGCTTCCCCGATGAAAAAATAGAAGAGCTGGCAAGATCTATAGAAGTTCACGGTATTATTCAGCCAATTATGGTAAGGCCGTCGCGTGAAGGCTATGAAATCGTCGCTGGAGAAAGACGATGGAGAGCAGCGAGGCGGGCAGGTTTAAAACAGGTACCGTGTATTATAAGAGAGCTTACCGAAGAGCAGAATATGCTCGTTGCTATCATTGAGAATATGCAGCGTGAGGATCTGAACCCTATGGAAGAGGCAGAGGCGTTGAATCAAATGATTACAACCTTTGGTTTAACACAGGAGGAAGTGTCGAGAAGTGTTGGAAAGAGCAGACCATATATCACAAACTCTCTAAGGCTTTTAAAGCTGCCGGAAGGGGTAAGAGACCTAGTCGTTCAAGGAGAGCTATCAAATGGTCATGCGAGAGCGCTGGTGTCAGTTAGAGATGAACGAAAGCAGATGGAACTAGCCAATCGAGCAGCGCAGGACGGCCTATCCGTAAGAGAGATCGAAGCTCTGGCTAATCGTGAGAACGAGGGACCTGTAAAGAAGGCAGTGAAAGCAAAAGCCAGAGGGAAAAATCGTGAACTCACTGATCTAGAAGAAGAGCTAAAGAATGCACTTGGCACAAAAGTCGCCATCAATCATGGTTCAAGAAAAGGTAAAATTGAAATTGAATATTACAGCAGAGATGAGTTGGAAAGACTTCTTGAACTGTTGTTAAGTTTGAAATAA
- a CDS encoding ParA family protein, with protein sequence MGKAIAIFNQKGGVGKTTTNINLAACLALKGKKILILDIDPQGNTTSGMGISKKGLDKTMYEVLINDGLEPIDAIIPTRIKNLDIIPASVQLAGAEIELVQLEGREKRLKKALDKIKSQYDYIFIDCPPSLGLLTINSLTAVDSVLIPIQCEFYALEGVSQLMSTIELVKKNMNTSLVIQGVILSMFDGRTNLSIQVVEEVKKYFKEKVYTTVIPRNVRLAEAPSYGMPITEYDPKSKGAEAYFEFAEEFLELEGEN encoded by the coding sequence TTGGGAAAGGCCATAGCAATATTCAATCAAAAAGGCGGAGTTGGGAAAACAACAACGAACATCAATCTGGCAGCTTGTCTTGCCTTGAAAGGCAAAAAAATACTAATTCTTGATATTGATCCCCAGGGGAATACAACGAGCGGAATGGGAATTTCGAAAAAGGGACTTGATAAAACAATGTATGAAGTTCTCATCAATGATGGGCTGGAGCCAATTGACGCCATCATTCCCACAAGAATCAAAAATCTGGATATCATACCGGCAAGTGTTCAACTGGCTGGAGCTGAAATCGAATTGGTTCAGCTAGAGGGAAGAGAAAAACGACTGAAGAAAGCCCTAGACAAGATCAAGTCACAATATGACTACATATTTATAGACTGTCCACCGTCCCTTGGTCTTTTGACCATCAACTCATTGACAGCAGTCGACAGCGTTTTGATACCCATTCAGTGTGAGTTTTATGCTTTGGAAGGTGTAAGTCAACTCATGAGTACAATTGAACTGGTAAAAAAGAATATGAATACGAGCCTTGTTATTCAGGGCGTAATACTCAGCATGTTTGATGGCAGAACCAATCTGTCAATTCAAGTAGTTGAGGAAGTAAAGAAGTATTTCAAAGAAAAAGTATACACTACAGTCATTCCGAGAAACGTAAGATTGGCTGAAGCACCAAGCTACGGCATGCCGATTACGGAATACGATCCAAAATCCAAAGGAGCAGAGGCATATTTTGAGTTTGCTGAGGAGTTTCTGGAATTGGAAGGTGAGAATTAA